ATGCCGTGGGTTGGCCGTGACCACCATAATGGCTTTGGTCAGGGCGGCATAAACATCGGCACGATACTGGATTTCCAACGTGTTGAGCTTGGTATAAATCTCACCTTGTTCCCGTGCTACGTAACGGGGGGGCAGCAAGTTTAAGGCAATGGCGACAATGTCATGCTGGCAGATTTCGCAGTGACATGCTTCCGGGTACTTCGCCAATACGTTGGGCAGGAAGCTCCACACCACGTCCTCCATGTAGTTTTTTACAAAACATTTTCTGGCCAAGGCGTCGCATCTCCTTTGCAGGCGTTTTCAGTGGAATTATTTTCGCTGCAAAACTGTTAAATCCTGCTGGGCGATGTTGTGCCATTTACCTCTAATGGGAAAAATGATACAATTACTTAAGAAATTAGTCTAATAGGAAGTGATGAGGTGCGCTTTATCGGTCGAGCCGGAATCGTAGCTGTTTTTTTGCTCTTATCATTGCTTTATCTGGACTGGGTGAGGGAATGGGAACTGCAAGGCGCTAGCGGGATCGGGCAGTACGTGCTGGCCAACGTCTTCATGGTGGTGGGCACATTCCTGCTGGAGGTACCGCGGATCTTGTCTTCTCGCGGGAGAATTTCCTTGGACTGGTTTACCCTGGCGATATTTGTACTGCCGGGTGCGTTCTTTATCCTCAATCCCTTCTGGGCCGGGTGGGGCATTCAGGTTTCCGAAAAGCTGGCCGCCCATTTAGGAGAACTGCGCTTGTTAGGGAGTTTCATGGTGGGGCTGGGTATCGGTAAGAGCCTGGTCTTTACCACACTGGAATATTTCAGCTATCGCTCCTGGTAACGTATCAGGGGCTTTTCTTAGTACGGCAGGATTTTTTGCTTGGCTGTGGAATATTTTGGCAAGTGCGTTGTGGATTGTTCGTCACGGGGAGGAATAACACCGTTGAGTGGTCTGAAGTTACCGGCTTGCGGTAAAATAAACTTGTCACTGGATGTGCTGGCACGCCGGGCCGACGGCTATCACGAGCTGTCTTCCGTGATGCAGTCCATCGGGCTGGCGGATGAATTGTGTTTCCAGCTCAACCTGGCGGGGGACGTTAATTTTGAATGCACCGATCCCGGCCTGGCCCATGGGGAAAACCTGGTGGTGAAGGCAGCCCGCTTGCTGAAGGAGCGTTTTGGAGTGGACCGGGGCGTGGATATTCACCTAAGGAAAAAGCTGCCGGTGGCGGCGGGTCTCGGAGGAGGTTCCAGTGACGCGGCGGTGACGCTGAAAGCCCTTAATCATTTGTGGGGCCTTGGCCTGTCCATTTCCCACCTGGTTTCCCTGGGCCGGGAACTGGGGGCCGATGTCCCCTTTTGCCTCCTGGGAGGTACCGCCCTGGCCCAGGGCATTGGGGAGACGATTACCATTCTTCCGCCGGTGCCCAGGTTGTGGCTGGTACTGGTGAAACCGGCAGTAGGATTAAGGGCGGGACAAGTTTATCGCCGCTGGGACGAATTACAGTACCGGACCAACCGGTATACACCCGGGGTTTTAAAGGCCATCGATCAAGGAGACCGGGAACAAGTGCTGCAGGCGGTGGGCAATGATTTGGAAAGAGTGGTGCGGTCCCTGGTACCGGAGGTGGAGGAGATCCTCCGGAAGCTGGTGGAAGCAGGCGCCGCCAAAGCCATGGTCAGCGGCAGCGGCCCCACGGTCTTAGGCTTTGTGGAAACCCGGGAACAGGCAGCGGCACTGTGCCGGAAATTGAGCAACGCATATCCTGAGGTTTATTTTACACATACCATATAGAAAAGGAGGGGTCCCATGGGTAAAAGGCTGTTGCCCATCCGGCTGGATACGTACAAGCCTTTACGGGAAATCGTTTTTGAAACCATGCGTGAAGCGATTATCAGGGGTGATCTGGCGCCCGGTGAGCGGCTCATGGAAGTGCAGCTGGCCGAAGAAATGGGCGTATCCCGTACACCGGTACGCGAAGCCATCCGGAAATTGGAACTGGAAGGATTTGTGGCCATGGTTC
The genomic region above belongs to Clostridia bacterium and contains:
- a CDS encoding late competence development ComFB family protein, producing MEDVVWSFLPNVLAKYPEACHCEICQHDIVAIALNLLPPRYVAREQGEIYTKLNTLEIQYRADVYAALTKAIMVVTANPRHDGKGENDAD
- a CDS encoding 4-(cytidine 5'-diphospho)-2-C-methyl-D-erythritol kinase, translated to MSGLKLPACGKINLSLDVLARRADGYHELSSVMQSIGLADELCFQLNLAGDVNFECTDPGLAHGENLVVKAARLLKERFGVDRGVDIHLRKKLPVAAGLGGGSSDAAVTLKALNHLWGLGLSISHLVSLGRELGADVPFCLLGGTALAQGIGETITILPPVPRLWLVLVKPAVGLRAGQVYRRWDELQYRTNRYTPGVLKAIDQGDREQVLQAVGNDLERVVRSLVPEVEEILRKLVEAGAAKAMVSGSGPTVLGFVETREQAAALCRKLSNAYPEVYFTHTI